A single region of the Sorghum bicolor cultivar BTx623 chromosome 7, Sorghum_bicolor_NCBIv3, whole genome shotgun sequence genome encodes:
- the LOC110437361 gene encoding uncharacterized protein LOC110437361, with product MCVQEEERLKNANGGSVNFVKGKNKKPFYNKKAPDASTSQNKGGSTSQPKAQPKQDNQHRQEDPDRCRWCNETGHWKHDCPKFMKHCLVKGIQWRENPSKRRKTD from the exons ATGTGTGTGCAAGAGGAAGAAAGGCTCAAGAATGCAAATGGTGGTTCTGTGAACTTTGTGAAaggaaagaacaagaagccaTTCTACAACAAGAAAGCTCCAGATGCCTCCACCTCCCAGAACAAGGGAGGAAGCACTTCACAGCCTAAAGCACAACCAAAGCAAGACAACCAGCACAGGCAGGAGGACCCGGATCGCTGTAGATGGTGTAATGAGACAGGACATTGGAAGCATGACTGCCCTAAGTTCATGAAACATTGCCTAGTGAAAG GGATTCAGTGGAGGGAGAACCCTTCAAAGAGGAGAAAGACAGATTAA